The Astyanax mexicanus isolate ESR-SI-001 chromosome 12, AstMex3_surface, whole genome shotgun sequence genome window below encodes:
- the LOC103047068 gene encoding cyclin-dependent kinase 16 isoform X5: MDRMKIIKRRLSMSLRSARPVDENLSELTEHTATDEPPTSRENEPMVCPVPPPASHSAPSFLRQYAGGLGRGAIRRDGLDRPYLSLHRTGSLGIVHENVKMGSDGESDQASGTSSDEVQSPVRVRMRNNHSRRISNEDINKRLSLPVDIRLPEGYLEKFAMNSPPFDKPLSRRLRRASLSEIGFGKLETYIKLDKLGEGTYATVFKGRSKLTDSLVALKEIRLEHEEGAPCTAIREVSLLKDLKHANIVTLHDIIHTDKCLTLVFEYLEKDLKQYMDDCGNIMSVHNVKIFLFQLLRGLAYCHRRKVLHRDLKPQNLLINDKGELKLADFGLARAKSVPTKTYSNEVVTLWYRPPDVLLGSTEYSTPIDMWGVGCIFYEMITGRPLFPGSTVEDELHLIFRILGTPTEESWPGVSTSEEFRTYNFPRYRTEPLVNHAPRIDSDGHDLINQLLQFEAKRRVSAEEALRHPYFRSLGEQVQGLADTASIFSVKEIQLQKDPGKRSVAYSESERRSKAHAASCPLLPLYWLTHYSALPRGSPADRVFCFKKKADDNARNAQTEYFTPSKEAKESRKNDGGRRS; this comes from the exons ATGGACCGAATGAAAATTATTAAGAGGCGTTTGTCGATGAGCCTCCGCAGTGCTCGACCGGTGGACGAAAATCTATCAGAGCTCACAGAACACACAGCCACAGATGAGCCACCGACGTCACGGGAAAATG agcccATGGTTTGCCCCGTGCCCCCTCCTGCATCCCACAGTGCCCCTTCCTTCTTGAGACAGTATGCAGGGGGTTTGGGTCGGGGCGCGATCCGTAGAGACGGCCTGGACCGACCGTACCTCTCCCTTCACCGGACTGGCTCTCTCG gtaTAGTGCATGAGAATGTGAAGATGGGATCGGATGGAGAGAGTGATCAGGCTTCAGGCACTTCATCTGATGAGGTGCAGAGCCCTGTCCGGGTCCGCATGCGCAACAACCATTCTCGCCGTATCTCCAACGAG GACATTAATAAACGCCTATCACTGCCAGTGGATATTCGATTGCCAGAGGGATACCTGGAGAAGTTTGCTATGAACAGTCCACCCTTTGACAAACCCCTGAGTCGGAGGTTACGGCGCGCTTCGCTG TCTGAAATTGGCTTTGGAAAACTGGAGACATACATCAAACTGGACAAACTTGGAGAG GGCACGTACGCGACTGTGTTTAAGGGACGCAGTAAACTGACTGATAGCCTGGTGGCTCTGAAGGAGATCAGGCTGGAACACGAAGAAGGAGCACCCTGTACTGCGATACGGGAAG TGTCCCTCCTGAAGGATTTAAAACACGCTAACATCGTCACTCTTCACGACATCATCCACACGGACAAGTGCCTCACCCTGGTCTTCGAATACCTG GAGAAGGACCTGAAGCAGTACATGGATGACTGCGGGAACATCATGAGTGTTCACAATGTGAAA ATCTTCCTCTTCCAGCTGTTGCGAGGACTAGCATATTGCCATCGCCGCAAAGTTCTTCACAGAGACTTGAAACCACAGAACCTCCTCATTAACGACAAGGGAGAGCTCAAGCTGGCGGACTTCG GTCTGGCTCGAGCAAAGTCTGTGCCCACTAAGACTTACTCTAATGAGGTGGTCACACTCTGGTACAGACCACCCGATGTGCTTCTAGGATCAACAGAATACTCCACACCTATCGACATGTG GGGGGTCGGTTGTATATTCTATGAGATGATTACAGGAAGACCTCTTTTTCCTGGATCTACAGTGGAGGATGAACTTCATCTTATATTTCGTATTTTGG GCACTCCGACTGAAGAGTCCTGGCCAGGCGTCAGCACCAGTGAAGAGTTTAGAACCTATAACTTTCCGCGATATCGGACCGAACCTCTCGTCAATCACGCACCCAG GATAGACAGTGATGGCCATGATTTAATTAATCAGTTATTACAG tttgagGCGAAGCGGCGTGTCTCTGCAGAAGAAGCCCTCAGACACCCGTACTTCAGGAGTCTGGGAGAGCAGGTGCAGGGACTGGCTGACA CTGCATCTATCTTCTCGGTGAAGGAGATCCAACTTCAGAAGGATCCAGGAAAGCGTTCTGTAGCGTACTCAGAGTCGG AGAGAAGGAGCAAAGCCCACGCTGCCTCCTGCCCCCTCCTCCCCCTCTACTGGCTGACTCATTATAGCGCTCTG cccagGGGAAGTCCCGCAGACAGAGTGTTTTGTTTTAAGAAGAAGGCTGATGATAACGCACGTAATGCACAAACAGAATACTTCACCCCATCTAAAGAAGCTAAAGAGTCTAGGAAAAACGACGGAGGAAGAAGAAGCTGA
- the LOC103047068 gene encoding cyclin-dependent kinase 17 isoform X4, whose protein sequence is MDRMKIIKRRLSMSLRSARPVDENLSELTEHTATDEPPTSRENGIVHENVKMGSDGESDQASGTSSDEVQSPVRVRMRNNHSRRISNEDINKRLSLPVDIRLPEGYLEKFAMNSPPFDKPLSRRLRRASLSEIGFGKLETYIKLDKLGEGTYATVFKGRSKLTDSLVALKEIRLEHEEGAPCTAIREVSLLKDLKHANIVTLHDIIHTDKCLTLVFEYLEKDLKQYMDDCGNIMSVHNVKIFLFQLLRGLAYCHRRKVLHRDLKPQNLLINDKGELKLADFGLARAKSVPTKTYSNEVVTLWYRPPDVLLGSTEYSTPIDMWGVGCIFYEMITGRPLFPGSTVEDELHLIFRILGTPTEESWPGVSTSEEFRTYNFPRYRTEPLVNHAPRIDSDGHDLINQLLQFEAKRRVSAEEALRHPYFRSLGEQVQGLADTASIFSVKEIQLQKDPGKRSVAYSESAQGKSRRQSVLF, encoded by the exons ATGGACCGAATGAAAATTATTAAGAGGCGTTTGTCGATGAGCCTCCGCAGTGCTCGACCGGTGGACGAAAATCTATCAGAGCTCACAGAACACACAGCCACAGATGAGCCACCGACGTCACGGGAAAATG gtaTAGTGCATGAGAATGTGAAGATGGGATCGGATGGAGAGAGTGATCAGGCTTCAGGCACTTCATCTGATGAGGTGCAGAGCCCTGTCCGGGTCCGCATGCGCAACAACCATTCTCGCCGTATCTCCAACGAG GACATTAATAAACGCCTATCACTGCCAGTGGATATTCGATTGCCAGAGGGATACCTGGAGAAGTTTGCTATGAACAGTCCACCCTTTGACAAACCCCTGAGTCGGAGGTTACGGCGCGCTTCGCTG TCTGAAATTGGCTTTGGAAAACTGGAGACATACATCAAACTGGACAAACTTGGAGAG GGCACGTACGCGACTGTGTTTAAGGGACGCAGTAAACTGACTGATAGCCTGGTGGCTCTGAAGGAGATCAGGCTGGAACACGAAGAAGGAGCACCCTGTACTGCGATACGGGAAG TGTCCCTCCTGAAGGATTTAAAACACGCTAACATCGTCACTCTTCACGACATCATCCACACGGACAAGTGCCTCACCCTGGTCTTCGAATACCTG GAGAAGGACCTGAAGCAGTACATGGATGACTGCGGGAACATCATGAGTGTTCACAATGTGAAA ATCTTCCTCTTCCAGCTGTTGCGAGGACTAGCATATTGCCATCGCCGCAAAGTTCTTCACAGAGACTTGAAACCACAGAACCTCCTCATTAACGACAAGGGAGAGCTCAAGCTGGCGGACTTCG GTCTGGCTCGAGCAAAGTCTGTGCCCACTAAGACTTACTCTAATGAGGTGGTCACACTCTGGTACAGACCACCCGATGTGCTTCTAGGATCAACAGAATACTCCACACCTATCGACATGTG GGGGGTCGGTTGTATATTCTATGAGATGATTACAGGAAGACCTCTTTTTCCTGGATCTACAGTGGAGGATGAACTTCATCTTATATTTCGTATTTTGG GCACTCCGACTGAAGAGTCCTGGCCAGGCGTCAGCACCAGTGAAGAGTTTAGAACCTATAACTTTCCGCGATATCGGACCGAACCTCTCGTCAATCACGCACCCAG GATAGACAGTGATGGCCATGATTTAATTAATCAGTTATTACAG tttgagGCGAAGCGGCGTGTCTCTGCAGAAGAAGCCCTCAGACACCCGTACTTCAGGAGTCTGGGAGAGCAGGTGCAGGGACTGGCTGACA CTGCATCTATCTTCTCGGTGAAGGAGATCCAACTTCAGAAGGATCCAGGAAAGCGTTCTGTAGCGTACTCAGAGTCGG cccagGGGAAGTCCCGCAGACAGAGTGTTTTGTTTTAA
- the LOC103047068 gene encoding cyclin-dependent kinase 17 isoform X2 → MDRMKIIKRRLSMSLRSARPVDENLSELTEHTATDEPPTSRENEPMVCPVPPPASHSAPSFLRQYAGGLGRGAIRRDGLDRPYLSLHRTGSLGIVHENVKMGSDGESDQASGTSSDEVQSPVRVRMRNNHSRRISNEDINKRLSLPVDIRLPEGYLEKFAMNSPPFDKPLSRRLRRASLSEIGFGKLETYIKLDKLGEGTYATVFKGRSKLTDSLVALKEIRLEHEEGAPCTAIREVSLLKDLKHANIVTLHDIIHTDKCLTLVFEYLEKDLKQYMDDCGNIMSVHNVKIFLFQLLRGLAYCHRRKVLHRDLKPQNLLINDKGELKLADFGLARAKSVPTKTYSNEVVTLWYRPPDVLLGSTEYSTPIDMWGVGCIFYEMITGRPLFPGSTVEDELHLIFRILGTPTEESWPGVSTSEEFRTYNFPRYRTEPLVNHAPRIDSDGHDLINQLLQFEAKRRVSAEEALRHPYFRSLGEQVQGLADTASIFSVKEIQLQKDPGKRSVAYSESAQGKSRRQSVLF, encoded by the exons ATGGACCGAATGAAAATTATTAAGAGGCGTTTGTCGATGAGCCTCCGCAGTGCTCGACCGGTGGACGAAAATCTATCAGAGCTCACAGAACACACAGCCACAGATGAGCCACCGACGTCACGGGAAAATG agcccATGGTTTGCCCCGTGCCCCCTCCTGCATCCCACAGTGCCCCTTCCTTCTTGAGACAGTATGCAGGGGGTTTGGGTCGGGGCGCGATCCGTAGAGACGGCCTGGACCGACCGTACCTCTCCCTTCACCGGACTGGCTCTCTCG gtaTAGTGCATGAGAATGTGAAGATGGGATCGGATGGAGAGAGTGATCAGGCTTCAGGCACTTCATCTGATGAGGTGCAGAGCCCTGTCCGGGTCCGCATGCGCAACAACCATTCTCGCCGTATCTCCAACGAG GACATTAATAAACGCCTATCACTGCCAGTGGATATTCGATTGCCAGAGGGATACCTGGAGAAGTTTGCTATGAACAGTCCACCCTTTGACAAACCCCTGAGTCGGAGGTTACGGCGCGCTTCGCTG TCTGAAATTGGCTTTGGAAAACTGGAGACATACATCAAACTGGACAAACTTGGAGAG GGCACGTACGCGACTGTGTTTAAGGGACGCAGTAAACTGACTGATAGCCTGGTGGCTCTGAAGGAGATCAGGCTGGAACACGAAGAAGGAGCACCCTGTACTGCGATACGGGAAG TGTCCCTCCTGAAGGATTTAAAACACGCTAACATCGTCACTCTTCACGACATCATCCACACGGACAAGTGCCTCACCCTGGTCTTCGAATACCTG GAGAAGGACCTGAAGCAGTACATGGATGACTGCGGGAACATCATGAGTGTTCACAATGTGAAA ATCTTCCTCTTCCAGCTGTTGCGAGGACTAGCATATTGCCATCGCCGCAAAGTTCTTCACAGAGACTTGAAACCACAGAACCTCCTCATTAACGACAAGGGAGAGCTCAAGCTGGCGGACTTCG GTCTGGCTCGAGCAAAGTCTGTGCCCACTAAGACTTACTCTAATGAGGTGGTCACACTCTGGTACAGACCACCCGATGTGCTTCTAGGATCAACAGAATACTCCACACCTATCGACATGTG GGGGGTCGGTTGTATATTCTATGAGATGATTACAGGAAGACCTCTTTTTCCTGGATCTACAGTGGAGGATGAACTTCATCTTATATTTCGTATTTTGG GCACTCCGACTGAAGAGTCCTGGCCAGGCGTCAGCACCAGTGAAGAGTTTAGAACCTATAACTTTCCGCGATATCGGACCGAACCTCTCGTCAATCACGCACCCAG GATAGACAGTGATGGCCATGATTTAATTAATCAGTTATTACAG tttgagGCGAAGCGGCGTGTCTCTGCAGAAGAAGCCCTCAGACACCCGTACTTCAGGAGTCTGGGAGAGCAGGTGCAGGGACTGGCTGACA CTGCATCTATCTTCTCGGTGAAGGAGATCCAACTTCAGAAGGATCCAGGAAAGCGTTCTGTAGCGTACTCAGAGTCGG cccagGGGAAGTCCCGCAGACAGAGTGTTTTGTTTTAA
- the LOC103047068 gene encoding cyclin-dependent kinase 16 isoform X1 — MDRMKIIKRRLSMSLRSARPVDENLSELTEHTATDEPPTSRENEPMVCPVPPPASHSAPSFLRQYAGGLGRGAIRRDGLDRPYLSLHRTGSLGIVHENVKMGSDGESDQASGTSSDEVQSPVRVRMRNNHSRRISNEDINKRLSLPVDIRLPEGYLEKFAMNSPPFDKPLSRRLRRASLSEIGFGKLETYIKLDKLGEGTYATVFKGRSKLTDSLVALKEIRLEHEEGAPCTAIREVSLLKDLKHANIVTLHDIIHTDKCLTLVFEYLEKDLKQYMDDCGNIMSVHNVKIFLFQLLRGLAYCHRRKVLHRDLKPQNLLINDKGELKLADFGLARAKSVPTKTYSNEVVTLWYRPPDVLLGSTEYSTPIDMWGVGCIFYEMITGRPLFPGSTVEDELHLIFRILGTPTEESWPGVSTSEEFRTYNFPRYRTEPLVNHAPRIDSDGHDLINQLLQFEAKRRVSAEEALRHPYFRSLGEQVQGLADTASIFSVKEIQLQKDPGKRSVAYSESVMPHKTGPTHMEYSQREGAKPTLPPAPSSPSTG; from the exons ATGGACCGAATGAAAATTATTAAGAGGCGTTTGTCGATGAGCCTCCGCAGTGCTCGACCGGTGGACGAAAATCTATCAGAGCTCACAGAACACACAGCCACAGATGAGCCACCGACGTCACGGGAAAATG agcccATGGTTTGCCCCGTGCCCCCTCCTGCATCCCACAGTGCCCCTTCCTTCTTGAGACAGTATGCAGGGGGTTTGGGTCGGGGCGCGATCCGTAGAGACGGCCTGGACCGACCGTACCTCTCCCTTCACCGGACTGGCTCTCTCG gtaTAGTGCATGAGAATGTGAAGATGGGATCGGATGGAGAGAGTGATCAGGCTTCAGGCACTTCATCTGATGAGGTGCAGAGCCCTGTCCGGGTCCGCATGCGCAACAACCATTCTCGCCGTATCTCCAACGAG GACATTAATAAACGCCTATCACTGCCAGTGGATATTCGATTGCCAGAGGGATACCTGGAGAAGTTTGCTATGAACAGTCCACCCTTTGACAAACCCCTGAGTCGGAGGTTACGGCGCGCTTCGCTG TCTGAAATTGGCTTTGGAAAACTGGAGACATACATCAAACTGGACAAACTTGGAGAG GGCACGTACGCGACTGTGTTTAAGGGACGCAGTAAACTGACTGATAGCCTGGTGGCTCTGAAGGAGATCAGGCTGGAACACGAAGAAGGAGCACCCTGTACTGCGATACGGGAAG TGTCCCTCCTGAAGGATTTAAAACACGCTAACATCGTCACTCTTCACGACATCATCCACACGGACAAGTGCCTCACCCTGGTCTTCGAATACCTG GAGAAGGACCTGAAGCAGTACATGGATGACTGCGGGAACATCATGAGTGTTCACAATGTGAAA ATCTTCCTCTTCCAGCTGTTGCGAGGACTAGCATATTGCCATCGCCGCAAAGTTCTTCACAGAGACTTGAAACCACAGAACCTCCTCATTAACGACAAGGGAGAGCTCAAGCTGGCGGACTTCG GTCTGGCTCGAGCAAAGTCTGTGCCCACTAAGACTTACTCTAATGAGGTGGTCACACTCTGGTACAGACCACCCGATGTGCTTCTAGGATCAACAGAATACTCCACACCTATCGACATGTG GGGGGTCGGTTGTATATTCTATGAGATGATTACAGGAAGACCTCTTTTTCCTGGATCTACAGTGGAGGATGAACTTCATCTTATATTTCGTATTTTGG GCACTCCGACTGAAGAGTCCTGGCCAGGCGTCAGCACCAGTGAAGAGTTTAGAACCTATAACTTTCCGCGATATCGGACCGAACCTCTCGTCAATCACGCACCCAG GATAGACAGTGATGGCCATGATTTAATTAATCAGTTATTACAG tttgagGCGAAGCGGCGTGTCTCTGCAGAAGAAGCCCTCAGACACCCGTACTTCAGGAGTCTGGGAGAGCAGGTGCAGGGACTGGCTGACA CTGCATCTATCTTCTCGGTGAAGGAGATCCAACTTCAGAAGGATCCAGGAAAGCGTTCTGTAGCGTACTCAGAGTCGG TGATGCCCCATAAGACGGGTCCCACACATATGGAATATTCCCAGAGAGAAGGAGCAAAGCCCACGCTGCCTCCTGCCCCCTCCTCCCCCTCTACTGGCTGA
- the LOC103047068 gene encoding cyclin-dependent kinase 16 isoform X3 — MDRMKIIKRRLSMSLRSARPVDENLSELTEHTATDEPPTSRENGIVHENVKMGSDGESDQASGTSSDEVQSPVRVRMRNNHSRRISNEDINKRLSLPVDIRLPEGYLEKFAMNSPPFDKPLSRRLRRASLSEIGFGKLETYIKLDKLGEGTYATVFKGRSKLTDSLVALKEIRLEHEEGAPCTAIREVSLLKDLKHANIVTLHDIIHTDKCLTLVFEYLEKDLKQYMDDCGNIMSVHNVKIFLFQLLRGLAYCHRRKVLHRDLKPQNLLINDKGELKLADFGLARAKSVPTKTYSNEVVTLWYRPPDVLLGSTEYSTPIDMWGVGCIFYEMITGRPLFPGSTVEDELHLIFRILGTPTEESWPGVSTSEEFRTYNFPRYRTEPLVNHAPRIDSDGHDLINQLLQFEAKRRVSAEEALRHPYFRSLGEQVQGLADTASIFSVKEIQLQKDPGKRSVAYSESVMPHKTGPTHMEYSQREGAKPTLPPAPSSPSTG; from the exons ATGGACCGAATGAAAATTATTAAGAGGCGTTTGTCGATGAGCCTCCGCAGTGCTCGACCGGTGGACGAAAATCTATCAGAGCTCACAGAACACACAGCCACAGATGAGCCACCGACGTCACGGGAAAATG gtaTAGTGCATGAGAATGTGAAGATGGGATCGGATGGAGAGAGTGATCAGGCTTCAGGCACTTCATCTGATGAGGTGCAGAGCCCTGTCCGGGTCCGCATGCGCAACAACCATTCTCGCCGTATCTCCAACGAG GACATTAATAAACGCCTATCACTGCCAGTGGATATTCGATTGCCAGAGGGATACCTGGAGAAGTTTGCTATGAACAGTCCACCCTTTGACAAACCCCTGAGTCGGAGGTTACGGCGCGCTTCGCTG TCTGAAATTGGCTTTGGAAAACTGGAGACATACATCAAACTGGACAAACTTGGAGAG GGCACGTACGCGACTGTGTTTAAGGGACGCAGTAAACTGACTGATAGCCTGGTGGCTCTGAAGGAGATCAGGCTGGAACACGAAGAAGGAGCACCCTGTACTGCGATACGGGAAG TGTCCCTCCTGAAGGATTTAAAACACGCTAACATCGTCACTCTTCACGACATCATCCACACGGACAAGTGCCTCACCCTGGTCTTCGAATACCTG GAGAAGGACCTGAAGCAGTACATGGATGACTGCGGGAACATCATGAGTGTTCACAATGTGAAA ATCTTCCTCTTCCAGCTGTTGCGAGGACTAGCATATTGCCATCGCCGCAAAGTTCTTCACAGAGACTTGAAACCACAGAACCTCCTCATTAACGACAAGGGAGAGCTCAAGCTGGCGGACTTCG GTCTGGCTCGAGCAAAGTCTGTGCCCACTAAGACTTACTCTAATGAGGTGGTCACACTCTGGTACAGACCACCCGATGTGCTTCTAGGATCAACAGAATACTCCACACCTATCGACATGTG GGGGGTCGGTTGTATATTCTATGAGATGATTACAGGAAGACCTCTTTTTCCTGGATCTACAGTGGAGGATGAACTTCATCTTATATTTCGTATTTTGG GCACTCCGACTGAAGAGTCCTGGCCAGGCGTCAGCACCAGTGAAGAGTTTAGAACCTATAACTTTCCGCGATATCGGACCGAACCTCTCGTCAATCACGCACCCAG GATAGACAGTGATGGCCATGATTTAATTAATCAGTTATTACAG tttgagGCGAAGCGGCGTGTCTCTGCAGAAGAAGCCCTCAGACACCCGTACTTCAGGAGTCTGGGAGAGCAGGTGCAGGGACTGGCTGACA CTGCATCTATCTTCTCGGTGAAGGAGATCCAACTTCAGAAGGATCCAGGAAAGCGTTCTGTAGCGTACTCAGAGTCGG TGATGCCCCATAAGACGGGTCCCACACATATGGAATATTCCCAGAGAGAAGGAGCAAAGCCCACGCTGCCTCCTGCCCCCTCCTCCCCCTCTACTGGCTGA